ATGGAGCCCGACATCCAGGTGAAGTTCCTCCGCGCCCTGGAGCAGCGCTCCTTCCGCCGCCTGGGCGGCAAGAAGGAGATCCACGTGGACATCCGCGTGGTCGCGGCCACCAACAAGAACATCAACAAGGCGGTCGAGGAGGGGAAGCTCCGCGAGGACCTGTACCACCGCCTCGCCGTGATCCCGCTCAACCTCCCGCCGCTTCGCGAGCGCCGCGGCGACGTGCGCCTGCTGGCGGAGACGTTCCTGCGCCGCTTCTCGGAGGAGAACGGGAAGCCGCTCAAGGGGTTCGCCCCCGAGGCGCTGGAGTTCATCAACGCCTACCGCTGGCCCGGCAACGTCCGCGAGCTGAAGAACGCGGTGGAGCGCGCGGTGATCTTCGCCCACGGCGACCTGGTCACGCTCCAGGACCTGCGGGCGCATGAGCTGATCGCCGCCGAGGACCGCGAGGTGCGCATCCCCGTGGGGACCTCGGTGGAGCAGGCGGAGCGCACGCTGGTGCTCAAGACCTTCTCCTTCGTGGACGGCGACTACGGGCGCGCCGCCTCCATGCTGGGGATCGAGGAGGAGGACCTCCGCTCCCGTCTCTCCAACCTCATGGGGCTCCACATCGCCGAGGTCTGACCCGGCGGAGCGGCCGCCCCGCGGGGCCGTCCTCGGAGCCGCGTCCCCCGTCCGGGACGCGGCTCCTTCGCGTTCCCGGACCCCCGTACCTGGCATGGCGCTTGCTCCTCCCCCCCGGAGCCGTCCGGGCCATTTGCCCGGGCGCCGCCCACGGGACGAGGTACGCAGTATGGCGGCACGTAGAATCCTGGTTATCGAGGACGAGCAGGGCGCCCGGGATGCGCTCGAGAGCCTGCTCGCGGAGGACGGGTACACCGTCTGCACCGCGGCGACGGGGCGGGGCGCGCTGGAGCGCCTCCGCGACTTCGCCCCGGACACGGTGGTGTGCGACTTCTACCTCCCGGACATAGACGGTCTCCAGGTCATCCGGGAGATCCGGTCCGGGCTGCCCACCGAGGTGACGATCATCGTCATCACGGCCGGCGGCGCGGGCGAAGAGACGGAGAACGCGCTGCGGAGGGAGGCGGACGTCTTCCTCCAGAAGCCCGTGAACCTTTCCAGCTTTCGCCGGATGCTCCAGATTTCCACGCCGGCGCCGCGGCACCGGGAGCTGCAGTCCCATCTCTGAAGCATTCCCATCACCTGAACGGAGCCTGCGATGAGGGACTACGACGACTACCCTCGCATCGTCATCGAGCGTGAGAGCGGGGGGCTGGGGGCGTTCGTCTGGGGCGCGCTGCTGGGCGCCGGCGCGGCGCTCCTGCTGGCGCCGCGCACCGGCGCGGAGACGCAGCGGGAGCTGCGCGAGCGCGCCCGCCGCCTGCGGGAGACCGCCGAGGGGCGGGTGACCGAGGCGCGGGACACCGTCACCGGGGCGGTGGACCGGGCCCGCGGCGAGGTCACCGACCGGATCTCCGCGGTGCGCGACGCGATCGAGACG
The Longimicrobiaceae bacterium DNA segment above includes these coding regions:
- a CDS encoding YtxH domain-containing protein; the protein is MRDYDDYPRIVIERESGGLGAFVWGALLGAGAALLLAPRTGAETQRELRERARRLRETAEGRVTEARDTVTGAVDRARGEVTDRISAVRDAIET
- a CDS encoding response regulator, with amino-acid sequence MAARRILVIEDEQGARDALESLLAEDGYTVCTAATGRGALERLRDFAPDTVVCDFYLPDIDGLQVIREIRSGLPTEVTIIVITAGGAGEETENALRREADVFLQKPVNLSSFRRMLQISTPAPRHRELQSHL